One window of the Mobula birostris isolate sMobBir1 chromosome 19, sMobBir1.hap1, whole genome shotgun sequence genome contains the following:
- the tbc1d7 gene encoding TBC1 domain family member 7 isoform X3, giving the protein MAEDPQRNFRSHYYEKVGFRGVEEKKSLEILLKDDPLDLEKLCTFAQRYPLPTMYRTLVWKVLLGILPPHYESHAAVATFRKEQYEDLLQALQVIRFVQDSTPQVWVYLRMYQLESGTLPRCPSQSLGPEDKMLIAIAEAMEEMMENDVDAYWLMKCFVKQFNNKYGDSLPHLPNSLEKYLNLEDSKLLTHLKTCSAMNKLPYDVWFTHCFAGYLPESSLQRVWDKVISGSCRILVFVAMEILLTFKMKLMAMNKAESISQFLLNIPQENTDAIISKAIDLWHKYVGTPVHSV; this is encoded by the exons ATGGCTGAGGATCCTCAGAGGAATTTCCGTTCTCACTATTATGAAAAGGTTGGGTTCCGTGGTGTTGAAGAGAAGAAATCGCTTGAGATCCTGCTGAAGGACGATCCATTGG ATCTTGAGAAGCTATGCACTTTTGCTCAACGCTATCCTCTCCCAACCATGTATCGCACTCTTGTGTGGAAAGTATTGCTTG GTATTCTCCCTCCTCACTATGAATCTCATGCTGCTGTAGCAACATTTCGGAAAGAACAATATGAGGACCTGTTGCAAGCATTGCAAGTTATCCGTTTTGTTCAAGATTCCACACCACAAGTTTGGGTTTACCTCCGAATGTATCAGTTAGAGTCTGGAACTCTGCCACGCTGTCCATCTCAATCACTG GGACCCGAGGACAAAATGTTAATTGCAATTGCGGAAGCGATGGAAGAGATGATGGAGAACGATGTTGATGCCTATTGGTTAATGAAATGTTTTGTGAAGCAATTTAATAATAAATACGGAGATTCACTGCCTCACTTG CCAAACAGCCTTGAAAAGTACCTGAATCTAGAAGACAGCAAACTCCTCACTCATCTTAAAACCTGCTCAGCCATGAATAAGCTCCCCTACGATGTGTGGTTCACACACTGTTTTGCGGGCTATTTACCTGAATCAAGCCTTCAAAG GGTTTGGGACAAAGTCATAAGTGGATCGTGCAGAATTCTGGTCTTCGTAGCCATGGAAATCTTATTAACATTTAAGATGAAATTAATGGCAATGAATAAAGCAGAAAGTATTTCACAGTTCCTTCTTAAT ATACCACAGGAGAACACAGATGCGATCATCAGCAAAGCCATTGATTTATGGCATAAATATGTTGGGACTCCTGTACACTCTGTGTAA
- the tbc1d7 gene encoding TBC1 domain family member 7 isoform X1 has protein sequence MAEDPQRNFRSHYYEKVGFRGVEEKKSLEILLKDDPLGTLRDFKVFNVALLTLGIDLEKLCTFAQRYPLPTMYRTLVWKVLLGILPPHYESHAAVATFRKEQYEDLLQALQVIRFVQDSTPQVWVYLRMYQLESGTLPRCPSQSLGPEDKMLIAIAEAMEEMMENDVDAYWLMKCFVKQFNNKYGDSLPHLPNSLEKYLNLEDSKLLTHLKTCSAMNKLPYDVWFTHCFAGYLPESSLQRVWDKVISGSCRILVFVAMEILLTFKMKLMAMNKAESISQFLLNIPQENTDAIISKAIDLWHKYVGTPVHSV, from the exons ATGGCTGAGGATCCTCAGAGGAATTTCCGTTCTCACTATTATGAAAAGGTTGGGTTCCGTGGTGTTGAAGAGAAGAAATCGCTTGAGATCCTGCTGAAGGACGATCCATTGGGTACACTAAGAGACTTTAAAGTATTCAATGTTGCACTGCTAACTCTAGGTATTG ATCTTGAGAAGCTATGCACTTTTGCTCAACGCTATCCTCTCCCAACCATGTATCGCACTCTTGTGTGGAAAGTATTGCTTG GTATTCTCCCTCCTCACTATGAATCTCATGCTGCTGTAGCAACATTTCGGAAAGAACAATATGAGGACCTGTTGCAAGCATTGCAAGTTATCCGTTTTGTTCAAGATTCCACACCACAAGTTTGGGTTTACCTCCGAATGTATCAGTTAGAGTCTGGAACTCTGCCACGCTGTCCATCTCAATCACTG GGACCCGAGGACAAAATGTTAATTGCAATTGCGGAAGCGATGGAAGAGATGATGGAGAACGATGTTGATGCCTATTGGTTAATGAAATGTTTTGTGAAGCAATTTAATAATAAATACGGAGATTCACTGCCTCACTTG CCAAACAGCCTTGAAAAGTACCTGAATCTAGAAGACAGCAAACTCCTCACTCATCTTAAAACCTGCTCAGCCATGAATAAGCTCCCCTACGATGTGTGGTTCACACACTGTTTTGCGGGCTATTTACCTGAATCAAGCCTTCAAAG GGTTTGGGACAAAGTCATAAGTGGATCGTGCAGAATTCTGGTCTTCGTAGCCATGGAAATCTTATTAACATTTAAGATGAAATTAATGGCAATGAATAAAGCAGAAAGTATTTCACAGTTCCTTCTTAAT ATACCACAGGAGAACACAGATGCGATCATCAGCAAAGCCATTGATTTATGGCATAAATATGTTGGGACTCCTGTACACTCTGTGTAA
- the tbc1d7 gene encoding TBC1 domain family member 7 isoform X2, giving the protein MAEDPQRNFRSHYYEKVGFRGVEEKKSLEILLKDDPLGTLRDFKVFNVALLTLDLEKLCTFAQRYPLPTMYRTLVWKVLLGILPPHYESHAAVATFRKEQYEDLLQALQVIRFVQDSTPQVWVYLRMYQLESGTLPRCPSQSLGPEDKMLIAIAEAMEEMMENDVDAYWLMKCFVKQFNNKYGDSLPHLPNSLEKYLNLEDSKLLTHLKTCSAMNKLPYDVWFTHCFAGYLPESSLQRVWDKVISGSCRILVFVAMEILLTFKMKLMAMNKAESISQFLLNIPQENTDAIISKAIDLWHKYVGTPVHSV; this is encoded by the exons ATGGCTGAGGATCCTCAGAGGAATTTCCGTTCTCACTATTATGAAAAGGTTGGGTTCCGTGGTGTTGAAGAGAAGAAATCGCTTGAGATCCTGCTGAAGGACGATCCATTGGGTACACTAAGAGACTTTAAAGTATTCAATGTTGCACTGCTAACTCTAG ATCTTGAGAAGCTATGCACTTTTGCTCAACGCTATCCTCTCCCAACCATGTATCGCACTCTTGTGTGGAAAGTATTGCTTG GTATTCTCCCTCCTCACTATGAATCTCATGCTGCTGTAGCAACATTTCGGAAAGAACAATATGAGGACCTGTTGCAAGCATTGCAAGTTATCCGTTTTGTTCAAGATTCCACACCACAAGTTTGGGTTTACCTCCGAATGTATCAGTTAGAGTCTGGAACTCTGCCACGCTGTCCATCTCAATCACTG GGACCCGAGGACAAAATGTTAATTGCAATTGCGGAAGCGATGGAAGAGATGATGGAGAACGATGTTGATGCCTATTGGTTAATGAAATGTTTTGTGAAGCAATTTAATAATAAATACGGAGATTCACTGCCTCACTTG CCAAACAGCCTTGAAAAGTACCTGAATCTAGAAGACAGCAAACTCCTCACTCATCTTAAAACCTGCTCAGCCATGAATAAGCTCCCCTACGATGTGTGGTTCACACACTGTTTTGCGGGCTATTTACCTGAATCAAGCCTTCAAAG GGTTTGGGACAAAGTCATAAGTGGATCGTGCAGAATTCTGGTCTTCGTAGCCATGGAAATCTTATTAACATTTAAGATGAAATTAATGGCAATGAATAAAGCAGAAAGTATTTCACAGTTCCTTCTTAAT ATACCACAGGAGAACACAGATGCGATCATCAGCAAAGCCATTGATTTATGGCATAAATATGTTGGGACTCCTGTACACTCTGTGTAA